In Kitasatospora gansuensis, a genomic segment contains:
- a CDS encoding S1C family serine protease, producing MAEGLLRICGPDGLVRGLGFVADRRGTVLTARQAVEGLEYLVLHLPGGQTQVLGADCVELLPGPGLAVLRTESVGGLPPAPQAIADGIGSGLVSVSQLAAGVWELTRIQGGVRGIDPDGALLLDLPQLRGPLTPGAPVLDAESGAVLGVLAAGPDGPRALPPAGPALAELRGRNAEAVPAYGRALNLGGVLTLCSVQLGSASAGPGRIADLAADRVDRPDGLTGEEPQATVSVLVGSAGSGRSTELAALAVRRAGGAQALPTVWLRGADLAPEDSTLADAVDRQLARAAALLEVTAPGRDEPARLCGEAGRPLLVVLDAPEEAPFAVPGEWLAASVRWLEAAGVRLLTACRPETWGDGLPGAVVHGLGPLPAEAGVRVARRYGAPEPGEHPLSLRLAGELGETAERGRLYAAYLELCCTRAARRLSAETGPRRAGAHRRGGQAAPPAPEGPESLHGLVTALGERVREAARLMLGTGHGTLERAAFAALFPAEGGWAGAVLAERLFVPAGPGYRFAHEDLADWLQGGRLDLDAALRLLLEGTATAPAEGAALPAGGVPRHRAGVVLWALREVGERHGAAGLDPWLWRLWRGVETAPGPEQGWWARRLLLDGLAISPELAVHRPLLAAVAERGGGGLDAGFWAGLPLPPADRLELLRPLVTTDQEARAAVAELLRADPRGVVPLLCRWFGETRGGAAADLAHDLLWAHRRLAVDDLTESLAIAAHPRADALLAELAVAEPSALCRAVDRWSHDPRPEWHVAAAVHALRAAPYATGTGADLLRHAARTLLAREEEPALHGAALALLIRDPATGRQQLPAALAGYLADDPFLTAEALAPALVSDPEPVLAAFRQRLAAPGGAVAEALRVLARQEAPELLGPGLELAAELLHQRPERSGQVAEYLAVLMDGRPGPELDLLLAEAAARPPALRRVLAVLLTDPEYPPRLLETLLGVEQDPAVLVPVVERLADHFQDERAPAVRQLIRLVAAAGGPEVDAALVRGAGRSAGFARLLAHWPSGEPGPRGGPLLARMRLLVAGGRDPQYAAAEAERGAVVRSVRPVGRVG from the coding sequence ATGGCCGAGGGGCTGCTGCGGATCTGTGGGCCGGACGGGCTGGTCCGTGGGCTGGGCTTCGTGGCCGACCGGCGGGGCACGGTGCTGACGGCCCGGCAGGCCGTCGAGGGGCTGGAGTACCTGGTGCTGCATCTGCCGGGCGGTCAGACCCAGGTGCTCGGGGCGGACTGTGTGGAGCTGCTGCCGGGCCCGGGGCTCGCGGTGCTGCGCACGGAGTCGGTCGGCGGCCTCCCGCCGGCCCCGCAGGCGATCGCGGACGGGATCGGCAGCGGCCTGGTCTCCGTCTCGCAACTGGCCGCCGGGGTATGGGAGTTGACCCGGATCCAGGGTGGCGTACGGGGCATCGACCCCGACGGTGCGCTGCTGCTCGACCTGCCTCAGCTGCGTGGCCCGCTGACCCCCGGGGCGCCCGTACTGGACGCCGAGAGCGGAGCCGTGCTGGGTGTCCTGGCGGCCGGGCCTGACGGCCCCCGGGCGTTGCCGCCGGCCGGTCCGGCGCTGGCGGAGCTGCGCGGCCGGAACGCCGAGGCGGTGCCCGCGTACGGCCGGGCGCTGAACCTCGGTGGAGTGCTGACGCTCTGTTCGGTCCAGCTCGGTTCGGCGAGTGCCGGGCCCGGGCGGATCGCGGATCTGGCCGCCGACCGGGTGGACCGGCCGGACGGGCTGACCGGTGAGGAGCCGCAGGCCACCGTCAGCGTGCTGGTCGGTTCGGCGGGCAGCGGGCGCAGCACCGAACTGGCCGCCCTGGCCGTCCGGCGGGCGGGCGGGGCGCAGGCGCTGCCCACGGTCTGGCTGCGGGGTGCCGACCTGGCACCGGAGGACTCCACCCTGGCCGACGCGGTCGATCGCCAACTGGCCCGCGCCGCAGCCCTGTTGGAGGTGACTGCGCCGGGCCGGGACGAGCCGGCGCGGCTCTGCGGCGAGGCCGGCCGTCCGCTGCTGGTGGTGCTGGACGCGCCGGAGGAGGCGCCGTTCGCGGTGCCGGGGGAGTGGCTGGCGGCGAGCGTCCGGTGGCTGGAGGCGGCGGGGGTGCGGTTGCTGACGGCCTGTCGGCCGGAGACCTGGGGCGACGGACTGCCGGGGGCGGTGGTGCACGGGCTCGGGCCGCTGCCCGCCGAGGCGGGTGTACGGGTGGCGCGGCGGTACGGGGCGCCGGAGCCGGGGGAGCACCCGCTGTCGTTGCGGCTGGCCGGGGAGCTGGGCGAGACGGCCGAGCGCGGGCGGCTGTACGCGGCGTACCTGGAGCTGTGCTGCACCAGGGCCGCGCGGCGGCTGTCGGCGGAGACCGGGCCCAGGCGGGCCGGTGCGCATCGCCGGGGCGGCCAGGCGGCCCCGCCCGCGCCGGAGGGCCCGGAGTCGCTGCACGGTCTCGTCACGGCCCTCGGCGAGCGGGTGCGGGAGGCGGCCCGCCTGATGCTCGGCACCGGTCACGGCACGCTGGAACGGGCCGCCTTCGCGGCCCTGTTCCCGGCCGAGGGCGGCTGGGCCGGGGCGGTGCTGGCCGAGCGGCTGTTCGTGCCGGCGGGGCCGGGGTACCGGTTCGCCCACGAGGACCTCGCGGACTGGCTGCAGGGCGGCCGGCTGGACCTGGACGCCGCGCTCCGCCTGCTGCTGGAGGGTACGGCGACGGCGCCCGCGGAGGGGGCGGCGCTGCCCGCCGGCGGCGTCCCGAGGCACCGGGCCGGGGTGGTGCTGTGGGCGCTGCGCGAGGTCGGGGAGCGGCACGGGGCGGCGGGGCTCGACCCGTGGCTGTGGCGGCTGTGGCGCGGGGTGGAGACGGCGCCCGGGCCCGAACAGGGCTGGTGGGCCCGCCGGCTGCTGCTGGACGGGCTGGCGATCAGCCCCGAACTCGCCGTGCACCGACCGCTGTTGGCGGCCGTCGCGGAGCGCGGGGGCGGCGGTCTGGACGCGGGCTTCTGGGCCGGGCTGCCGCTCCCGCCGGCGGACCGGCTCGAGCTGCTGCGGCCGCTGGTGACGACCGATCAGGAGGCCAGGGCGGCGGTGGCCGAGCTGCTGCGGGCCGATCCGCGCGGTGTGGTGCCGCTGCTCTGCCGGTGGTTCGGGGAGACCCGGGGCGGTGCCGCCGCCGATCTCGCGCACGATCTGCTCTGGGCACACCGTCGGCTGGCGGTGGACGACCTGACGGAGTCGTTGGCAATCGCGGCCCACCCGAGAGCGGACGCGCTGCTCGCCGAGCTGGCGGTGGCGGAGCCGTCCGCGCTCTGCCGGGCGGTGGACCGCTGGAGTCACGACCCCCGCCCGGAGTGGCACGTGGCGGCGGCCGTGCACGCGCTGCGGGCGGCCCCGTACGCCACCGGCACCGGCGCCGACCTGCTACGGCACGCGGCCCGCACGCTGCTGGCCCGGGAGGAGGAACCGGCACTGCACGGTGCGGCGCTGGCCCTGCTGATCCGCGATCCGGCGACCGGACGGCAGCAGCTGCCCGCCGCGCTGGCCGGCTATCTCGCGGACGACCCCTTCCTCACCGCCGAGGCACTGGCCCCGGCGCTGGTCAGCGATCCGGAGCCGGTGCTGGCGGCGTTCCGGCAGCGGCTGGCCGCGCCGGGCGGAGCGGTGGCCGAGGCGCTCCGGGTGCTGGCCCGGCAGGAGGCCCCGGAGCTGCTCGGTCCCGGCCTGGAGCTGGCCGCCGAGCTGCTGCACCAGCGGCCCGAGCGGTCCGGCCAGGTGGCCGAGTACCTGGCCGTGCTGATGGACGGCCGGCCCGGGCCCGAGCTCGACCTGCTGCTCGCCGAGGCGGCCGCCCGGCCGCCGGCCCTGCGCCGGGTGCTGGCGGTGCTGCTGACCGACCCGGAGTACCCGCCCCGGCTGCTGGAGACCTTGCTCGGGGTGGAGCAGGACCCGGCCGTGCTGGTGCCGGTGGTGGAGCGGCTGGCCGACCACTTCCAGGACGAACGGGCGCCCGCCGTACGGCAGTTGATCCGGCTGGTGGCGGCGGCCGGAGGTCCCGAGGTGGACGCCGCACTGGTCCGCGGCGCGGGTCGGTCGGCCGGATTCGCCCGGCTGCTGGCGCACTGGCCGAGTGGTGAACCGGGCCCGCGCGGCGGCCCGCTGCTGGCCCGGATGCGGCTGCTGGTGGCGGGCGGCCGCGATCCGCAGTACGCCGCGGCGGAGGCCGAGCGGGGTGCCGTGGTCCGGTCGGTGCGTCCGGTGGGCCGAGTTGGGTGA
- the truB gene encoding tRNA pseudouridine(55) synthase TruB, protein MKRKGTGPDGLVIVDKPEGLTSHGVVAKLRWLAGTRKVGHAGTLDPMATGVLVIGIERATRLLGHLMLTAKTYEATIRLGQNTVTDDREGDVTSSADASGVERSAIDAGIAELTGAIMQVPSKVSAIKIDGKRSYARVREGEDFEIAARPTTIHSFVVHEQRAAVAEDGTPVIDLDVTVECSSGTYIRALARDLGAGLGVGGHLTALRRTKVGPYGLESARTLEQLEEKLEVLPIAEAAAAAFPRWDVDAEQARLLAHGMKLKAPGMDVDGPIAVFDPDGRFLALIEEKGGHAKPVAVFVG, encoded by the coding sequence ATGAAGCGTAAAGGCACCGGCCCCGACGGCCTGGTCATTGTCGACAAGCCGGAGGGTCTCACCTCGCACGGCGTGGTGGCCAAGCTCCGCTGGCTGGCCGGGACCAGGAAGGTCGGGCACGCGGGCACGCTGGACCCGATGGCCACCGGCGTCCTGGTGATCGGGATCGAGCGGGCCACCCGCCTGCTCGGGCACCTGATGCTCACCGCCAAGACGTACGAGGCCACCATCCGGCTCGGGCAGAACACCGTGACCGACGACCGGGAGGGCGACGTCACCTCCTCGGCGGACGCCTCCGGCGTCGAGCGCTCCGCCATCGACGCCGGGATCGCCGAGCTGACCGGCGCGATCATGCAGGTGCCGTCGAAGGTCAGCGCCATCAAGATCGACGGCAAGCGCTCGTACGCCCGGGTCCGCGAGGGCGAGGACTTCGAGATCGCGGCCCGGCCGACCACCATCCACTCCTTCGTGGTGCACGAGCAGCGCGCGGCGGTCGCCGAGGACGGCACCCCGGTGATCGACCTGGACGTCACGGTGGAGTGCTCCTCGGGAACGTACATCCGGGCGCTGGCCCGGGACCTCGGCGCCGGGCTCGGCGTCGGCGGGCACCTCACGGCGCTGCGGCGGACCAAGGTCGGGCCTTACGGGCTGGAGTCGGCGCGGACGCTGGAGCAGCTGGAGGAGAAGCTCGAGGTGCTGCCGATCGCCGAGGCGGCGGCCGCGGCGTTCCCCCGCTGGGACGTGGACGCGGAGCAGGCGCGGCTGCTGGCGCACGGCATGAAGCTCAAGGCTCCCGGCATGGACGTGGACGGGCCGATCGCGGTCTTCGACCCGGACGGGCGCTTCCTCGCGCTGATCGAGGAGAAGGGCGGGCACGCGAAGCCGGTCGCCGTCTTCGTCGGCTGA
- a CDS encoding bifunctional riboflavin kinase/FAD synthetase translates to MQRWRGLEEIPGDWGRSVVTIGSFDGVHRGHQLIISRAVKRARELAAKAVVVTFDPHPSEVVRPGSHPALLAPQPRRAELIEALGVDAVLVLPFTAEFSKESPETFVQQVLVDALHAKVVIEGPNFRFGHRAAGNVELLARLGQDDDFEVEVLDLQVRGAAGVPFSSTLARRLVAEGDLTAAAEVLGRPHRVEGVVVQGAQRGRELGFPTANVDTVPHSAIPADGVYAGWLTAAGERMPAAISVGTNPTFDGTSRTVEAYAIDRVGLDLYGLHVAVDFLAYLRGMEKFDSIDALLERMADDVKRARELTDESSPA, encoded by the coding sequence GTGCAGCGCTGGCGTGGCCTGGAGGAGATCCCCGGGGACTGGGGGCGCAGCGTCGTCACCATCGGATCGTTCGACGGTGTGCACCGCGGCCACCAACTGATCATCAGTCGGGCGGTGAAGCGGGCCCGTGAGCTGGCGGCGAAGGCCGTCGTGGTCACCTTCGACCCGCACCCGAGCGAGGTGGTCCGCCCCGGCAGCCACCCGGCGCTGCTGGCGCCGCAGCCGCGCCGGGCCGAGCTGATCGAGGCGCTGGGGGTGGACGCGGTGCTGGTGCTGCCGTTCACCGCGGAGTTCTCGAAGGAGTCGCCGGAGACCTTCGTCCAGCAGGTGCTGGTGGACGCGCTGCACGCCAAGGTGGTGATCGAGGGCCCGAACTTCCGGTTCGGCCACCGGGCCGCCGGGAACGTCGAGTTGCTCGCCCGGCTGGGCCAGGACGACGACTTCGAGGTGGAGGTGCTCGACCTCCAGGTGCGCGGCGCGGCGGGCGTGCCGTTCTCGTCCACGCTGGCCCGGCGGCTGGTCGCCGAGGGCGACCTGACGGCGGCCGCCGAGGTGCTCGGCCGGCCGCACCGGGTCGAGGGCGTGGTGGTCCAGGGCGCCCAGCGCGGGCGGGAGTTGGGCTTCCCGACGGCCAACGTGGACACCGTGCCGCACAGCGCGATCCCGGCCGACGGGGTGTACGCGGGGTGGCTGACGGCGGCCGGTGAGCGGATGCCCGCGGCGATCTCGGTGGGCACCAACCCGACCTTCGACGGCACCAGCCGGACGGTCGAGGCGTACGCCATCGACCGGGTCGGTCTCGACCTGTACGGCCTGCACGTGGCGGTCGACTTCCTGGCGTACCTGCGCGGGATGGAGAAGTTCGACTCGATCGACGCGCTGCTGGAGCGGATGGCCGACGACGTCAAGCGGGCCCGGGAGCTGACCGACGAGTCGTCACCGGCCTGA
- a CDS encoding WXG100 family type VII secretion target — MGDQHIKVNFATIQNASSEVRQGAQRIQTQLDELKAGVARIANSWEGTAREGYQARQATWDSSAADLQQALTQIATSLDNAAQSYQATESRNAGVWT, encoded by the coding sequence ATGGGCGACCAGCACATTAAGGTTAATTTCGCTACCATCCAGAACGCCAGCTCCGAGGTCCGTCAGGGTGCCCAGCGCATCCAGACCCAGCTGGACGAGCTGAAGGCCGGCGTGGCGCGGATCGCCAACAGCTGGGAGGGCACCGCTCGCGAGGGTTACCAGGCCCGTCAGGCCACCTGGGACTCGAGCGCGGCCGACCTGCAGCAGGCGCTGACCCAGATCGCCACCTCGCTGGACAACGCGGCGCAGAGCTACCAGGCGACCGAGTCCCGTAACGCGGGTGTCTGGACCTGA
- the eccE gene encoding type VII secretion protein EccE — protein MHPRPGLLGTRLRLQQIVLLEVAVALVAVGWTISKAMAGAFAVPAVLLVVLALVPLNGRTLSEGLQVRSALNARRRQAQLNVPPPGTDPALAPALELEPALRTCTHATEADLGGGRPVRRETGMVGDGTFLTSILLVQAKDQPLRPHRTALPLPLDVICSALQVDDISLESVQLVQHTQPAPAPHLPDQSLAARAYHQLPDGLATPGLRLTWVALKLSPELTSSAVEARGGGEEGARKALQRVTDQLAGRLNSAGFTATVLDERELIAALAISVCANPMAVAGRQGTGGGGGNGRRTQESRKFWRIDDRWHATYWISKWPQLSRPGGAPGRIAAPDLVNLVTSTPALASTFSLTASRGTGDSVAISGHVRITGRSESEIAQVGRLVESRAQTTGIGLTRLDLEQAPGLLATLPLGGTS, from the coding sequence GTGCACCCACGGCCCGGCCTGCTCGGCACCCGCCTGCGGCTCCAGCAGATCGTGCTGCTGGAGGTCGCGGTGGCGCTGGTGGCCGTCGGCTGGACCATCAGCAAGGCGATGGCCGGGGCGTTCGCCGTACCGGCCGTGCTGCTGGTGGTGCTCGCGCTGGTGCCGCTGAACGGCCGGACGCTGTCCGAGGGCCTGCAGGTCCGCTCCGCGCTGAACGCCCGCCGTCGGCAGGCCCAGCTCAACGTGCCGCCGCCGGGCACCGATCCGGCGCTGGCGCCCGCGCTCGAACTCGAGCCCGCGCTGCGCACCTGCACCCACGCCACCGAGGCCGACCTCGGCGGCGGCCGCCCGGTCCGCCGGGAGACCGGCATGGTCGGTGACGGCACCTTCCTCACCTCGATCCTGCTGGTGCAGGCCAAGGACCAGCCGCTGCGGCCGCACCGCACCGCGCTGCCGCTGCCGCTCGACGTGATCTGCTCGGCCCTCCAGGTGGACGACATCTCCCTGGAGTCCGTCCAGTTGGTGCAGCACACCCAGCCCGCCCCGGCCCCGCACCTGCCGGACCAGTCGCTGGCCGCCCGCGCCTACCACCAGCTCCCGGACGGCCTGGCCACGCCCGGCCTGCGGCTCACCTGGGTCGCGCTCAAGCTCAGCCCCGAGCTGACCAGCAGCGCGGTCGAGGCCCGCGGCGGCGGCGAGGAGGGCGCCCGCAAGGCGCTCCAGCGGGTCACCGACCAGCTGGCCGGACGGCTCAACAGCGCGGGGTTCACCGCGACCGTGCTGGACGAGCGCGAGCTGATCGCGGCGCTGGCCATCTCGGTCTGCGCCAACCCGATGGCGGTGGCGGGTCGTCAGGGCACCGGCGGCGGTGGCGGAAACGGCCGCCGGACCCAGGAGAGCCGGAAGTTCTGGCGGATCGACGACCGCTGGCACGCCACCTACTGGATCTCCAAGTGGCCCCAGCTCAGCCGCCCCGGCGGCGCCCCGGGCCGGATCGCCGCGCCCGACCTGGTCAACCTGGTCACCAGCACGCCCGCCCTGGCCAGCACCTTCAGCCTGACCGCGAGCCGCGGCACCGGCGACTCGGTGGCGATCAGCGGACACGTCCGGATCACCGGCCGCAGCGAGAGCGAGATCGCCCAGGTCGGCCGCCTGGTCGAGTCCCGCGCGCAGACCACCGGGATCGGCCTCACCCGGCTCGACCTGGAGCAGGCGCCCGGCCTGCTCGCCACGCTGCCCCTGGGAGGGACTTCCTGA
- a CDS encoding type VII secretion protein EccB, with amino-acid sequence MASRRDELNAYTAARKRTVGAFLLPSGGGNDEDAPRPVKAVLPSVVIGVVIVAGFAMWGVIKPAAPKGWDSGTNIIQGKQSTTRYVVLPGDKGTRVLHQVLNMSSARLVLPANAKVVIVEDKVLDAYPNHGATIGIPYAPDKLPKSDVAGQTNKKWSVCNSPGTEEKAPPNQAVFVAADKDATRLADPKLVLGPGESMFVQAPLDTAGLAGRFMVDRTGTRHLIGSATSSDTANDIIAGSLYGSDAADKPQRVTEDWLRTLEVGHAIEFQTPPQFKANQVTQSQLKQLSKAEERRVGRVLNYDKSFFMVGVDKLYEVSPFQAKLALSNPDLGKTYDGAPAKLYTLSANEYAALKSVMDENSMKDPDDLPNETPTGKAVNHEGRNRLCSTFEGMDGNKIKRSVWADTEYPTKIDPGAASARVSPGHGLLFRALDSNDQGGSGRNFLITETGLRYLVPANNDGGKAGASASAAPKDPAQEQQPGQEQANENQARLGFDKVTPVPVPMLWAKLVPAGPVLSKSDALQPQLA; translated from the coding sequence ATGGCATCACGCCGCGACGAGCTGAACGCGTACACCGCGGCGCGAAAGCGCACGGTCGGTGCCTTCCTGCTGCCTTCCGGCGGCGGGAACGACGAGGACGCGCCCCGGCCGGTGAAGGCCGTGCTGCCCAGCGTGGTGATCGGGGTCGTGATCGTGGCGGGCTTCGCCATGTGGGGCGTCATCAAGCCCGCCGCGCCCAAGGGTTGGGACAGCGGCACGAACATCATCCAGGGCAAGCAGTCGACCACCCGGTACGTGGTCCTGCCGGGCGACAAGGGCACCAGGGTCCTGCACCAGGTGCTCAACATGTCCTCGGCCCGGCTGGTGCTGCCGGCCAACGCCAAGGTGGTGATCGTCGAGGACAAGGTGCTGGACGCGTACCCGAACCACGGCGCCACCATCGGCATCCCGTACGCCCCGGACAAGCTGCCGAAGTCCGATGTGGCCGGCCAGACCAACAAGAAGTGGTCGGTCTGCAACAGCCCCGGCACGGAGGAGAAGGCGCCGCCGAACCAGGCCGTCTTCGTGGCCGCCGACAAGGACGCCACGCGGCTCGCCGACCCCAAGCTGGTGCTCGGTCCCGGGGAGTCGATGTTCGTGCAGGCCCCGCTCGACACGGCGGGCCTGGCCGGGCGGTTCATGGTGGACCGGACCGGTACCCGGCACCTGATCGGATCGGCGACCTCCAGTGACACCGCGAACGACATCATCGCGGGCAGCCTGTACGGCAGCGACGCGGCGGACAAGCCGCAGCGGGTGACCGAGGACTGGCTGCGGACCCTGGAGGTGGGCCACGCGATCGAGTTCCAGACGCCGCCGCAGTTCAAGGCGAACCAGGTGACGCAGTCCCAGCTGAAGCAGCTCAGCAAGGCGGAGGAGCGCCGGGTCGGCCGGGTGCTCAACTACGACAAGAGCTTCTTCATGGTGGGCGTCGACAAGCTCTACGAGGTCTCGCCGTTCCAGGCCAAACTGGCGCTCAGCAACCCGGATTTGGGGAAGACCTACGACGGTGCGCCGGCGAAGCTGTACACGCTGTCGGCCAACGAGTACGCGGCGCTCAAGAGCGTGATGGACGAAAACTCCATGAAGGACCCGGACGACCTCCCGAACGAGACGCCGACCGGAAAGGCCGTCAACCACGAGGGCCGGAACCGGTTGTGCAGCACCTTCGAGGGGATGGACGGCAACAAGATCAAGCGGTCCGTCTGGGCCGACACCGAGTACCCGACGAAGATCGATCCCGGTGCCGCCAGCGCCCGGGTCTCGCCCGGCCACGGGCTGCTGTTCCGTGCCCTGGACTCGAACGACCAGGGCGGCTCCGGCCGGAACTTCCTGATCACCGAGACCGGTCTGCGCTACCTCGTGCCGGCCAACAACGACGGTGGCAAGGCCGGTGCTTCTGCTTCGGCAGCTCCGAAGGATCCGGCCCAGGAGCAGCAGCCCGGTCAGGAGCAGGCGAACGAGAACCAGGCCAGGCTCGGCTTCGACAAGGTGACGCCGGTGCCGGTGCCGATGCTGTGGGCCAAGCTGGTGCCGGCCGGTCCCGTGCTCAGCAAGAGCGACGCGCTGCAGCCCCAACTCGCCTGA
- a CDS encoding WXG100 family type VII secretion target, whose amino-acid sequence MSGQFTTTAEEMTAFANRIGDVNASVQGEIQRLNALVDEIKQGWQGQAAAAYQQLQTRFNEDATKLNQVLDEIRQAIESTTKLYSQTEQEQASSF is encoded by the coding sequence ATGTCTGGTCAGTTCACGACTACCGCTGAGGAAATGACCGCTTTCGCGAACCGTATCGGTGACGTGAACGCTTCGGTGCAGGGCGAGATTCAGAGGCTCAACGCCCTCGTCGACGAGATCAAGCAGGGCTGGCAGGGCCAGGCTGCCGCTGCGTACCAGCAGCTGCAGACCCGGTTCAACGAGGACGCCACCAAGCTGAACCAGGTTCTCGACGAGATCCGTCAGGCCATCGAGTCGACGACGAAGCTCTACTCGCAGACCGAGCAGGAGCAGGCGTCCTCCTTCTGA
- the mycP gene encoding type VII secretion-associated serine protease mycosin encodes MRGSQVSFGTYRRVAAVSVALGVIGALTAGPALAAPTPSPSAGVVYPPLGISASAECKFPSNNVPSMPWSLQKVVLDQLWAAGPDKVPIDGKGVKVAVIDTGVDAANQQLQGKVEDAGSTLKDKSNNNQQVLGSGVNDLVGHGTKVAGIIAAKKVPGIGFSGIAPEATIVAYRQNDSQGNGDVFTLVDDIKNAVGRKVGVINISQDVRATGEGGSFPGRPELEAALKMAEDANVVVVASAGNDGLEADTYPAAIKTVLAVGASDRNNERASFSQYGEFVDVVAPGVEMLSTVPGGGHCVDNGTSFSTPYVAGVAALLKQKYPGWTAKQIRTRIMQTAQRVERKENRFIGWGVVDPVKAVTSNTPPSDMPVEDPPLNLAGKTRLQAQPLGLAETQQDRDARTATYALGVGGLLVGGLAGAAVVLRDRRRRTDG; translated from the coding sequence ATGAGGGGAAGTCAGGTGTCGTTCGGTACGTACCGCAGGGTCGCCGCCGTGTCCGTCGCGCTGGGGGTGATCGGCGCGCTGACCGCCGGACCCGCGCTGGCCGCGCCGACCCCCTCACCCTCGGCCGGCGTGGTGTACCCGCCGCTGGGGATCTCCGCCTCGGCGGAGTGCAAGTTCCCCTCCAACAACGTGCCCAGCATGCCCTGGTCGTTGCAGAAGGTGGTGCTGGACCAGCTCTGGGCCGCGGGCCCCGACAAGGTGCCGATCGACGGCAAGGGCGTCAAGGTCGCGGTGATCGACACCGGTGTGGACGCGGCCAACCAGCAGTTGCAGGGCAAGGTCGAGGACGCCGGCTCCACCCTGAAGGACAAGTCCAACAACAACCAGCAGGTCCTCGGCTCCGGCGTGAACGACCTGGTCGGCCACGGCACCAAGGTGGCCGGCATCATCGCGGCCAAGAAGGTCCCGGGCATCGGCTTCTCCGGGATCGCGCCCGAGGCGACCATCGTGGCGTACCGGCAGAACGACAGCCAGGGCAACGGCGACGTGTTCACGCTGGTGGACGACATCAAGAACGCGGTGGGCCGTAAGGTCGGCGTCATCAACATCTCGCAGGATGTCCGCGCCACCGGCGAAGGCGGCTCCTTCCCGGGCCGGCCCGAGCTGGAGGCCGCCCTCAAGATGGCCGAGGACGCCAACGTCGTGGTGGTCGCCTCGGCCGGCAACGACGGCCTGGAGGCCGACACCTACCCGGCCGCCATCAAGACCGTGCTCGCGGTCGGCGCCTCGGACCGGAACAACGAGCGGGCCTCGTTCTCCCAGTACGGCGAGTTCGTCGACGTGGTCGCGCCCGGCGTGGAGATGCTCTCCACGGTGCCCGGCGGCGGCCACTGCGTGGACAACGGCACCAGTTTCTCCACCCCGTACGTGGCCGGCGTGGCCGCCCTGCTCAAGCAGAAGTACCCGGGCTGGACCGCGAAGCAGATCCGGACCCGGATCATGCAGACCGCGCAGCGGGTGGAGCGCAAGGAGAACCGCTTCATCGGCTGGGGCGTGGTCGACCCGGTGAAGGCGGTCACCAGCAACACCCCGCCGTCCGACATGCCGGTCGAGGACCCGCCGCTGAACCTGGCCGGCAAGACCAGGCTGCAGGCCCAGCCGCTCGGCCTGGCCGAGACCCAGCAGGACCGGGACGCTCGTACCGCCACCTACGCGCTCGGCGTCGGCGGCCTGCTGGTCGGCGGTCTGGCCGGTGCCGCGGTGGTGCTGCGGGATCGCAGGCGCCGGACCGACGGCTAG